In a single window of the Euwallacea similis isolate ESF13 chromosome 37, ESF131.1, whole genome shotgun sequence genome:
- the LOC136418719 gene encoding uncharacterized protein — protein sequence MSKTSPHVANVEQPDRHASSSPAPTSNKISTYRLAIKDDLTGIRFFIDSGAENFIIAKTDIAIIGADFLHHFNVLVDMGRSRIIDGTTQVVRYGQVKLANTYSVCIISASCKYGEILRQFSNLTKFIFTPSDLKHNTSHVIHTNGPHVCSKARWLPPEKLKLAKQEFQYLLEMGICRPSKSPWASPLHIVPKKTTGEWRPVGDYRRLNSATIEDKYPVPNLHDFSHFFRRKDHLHNTTPRTCISLNPRR from the exons ATGAGCAAAACTAGCCCCCACGTCGCCAACGTGGAACAGCCAGATCGCCACGCGTCCAGCTCTCCAGCCCCCACTAGTAACAAGATAAGTACTTATAGGCTAGCCATTAAGGACGATTTAACGGGGATCAGATTCTTCATTGACTCTGGTGCCGAG AATTTCATCATAGCAAAGACGGATATTGCCATCATAGGCGCAGACTTCCTGCATCATTTCAACGTGCTGGTCGATATGGGACGCAGTAGAATCATAGACGGTACCACGCAAGTGGTCAGGTATGGACAGGTGAAACTTGCTAACACGTATTCGGTTTGTATCATTTCGGCATCCTGCAAATATGGTGAAATTCTAAGGCAATTCTCCAACCTCACCAAATTCATCTTTACTCCCAGCGATTTAAAGCATAATACCTCACACGTCATCCACACAAACGGACCGCATGTCTGTTCAAAAGCGAGATGGTTGCCCCCGGAGAAGCTTAAGTTGGCTAAACAGGAGTTCCAGTACCTACTCGAGATGGGTATCTGCCGACCCTCTAAAAGCCCTTGGGCTAGTCCGCTGCACATAGTCCCAAAGAAAACAACAGGCGAATGGAGACCTGTAGGAGATTACCGCCGCCTGAACTCGGCAACAATCGAGGACAAGTACCCAGTTCCAAACTTGCACGACTTCTCGCATTTTTTTAGAAGGAAAGACCATCTTCACAACACTACACCTCGTACGTGCATATCATTAAATCCCCGTCGATGA